Proteins co-encoded in one Flavobacteriales bacterium genomic window:
- a CDS encoding MFS transporter, translating to MTKQLTYLLAFIKFTHIMDFMIMMPLGAHLERVWNISPKEFGLLVAAYTFSAGIVGLFGSFFMDRFDRKHALIFLYIGFLLGTFACAFSDSYHMLLISRCLTGSFGGLLGATVLSIVGDLTPMSKRSETMGTIMAAFSAASVFGVPFGLFLATKFGWQAPFLFLGIVGLPILVLNVMMVPNVREHLLQSTQSPKVIFQTMMADSNQLTAHVFIVLLMLGQFSVITFIAPYMVSNVGFSEGQVAYIYLAGGVCTLFSSPLFGRWADKFGQLRFFTIVTLLSLIPLWVITNLPKLQLVAVLVITSIMFIVISGRIIPAMTMITSSVRPERRGGFMSVNSSIQQLGAGVASYVAGMIVVKSATGELQDYNLVGYLAITSSIIAIYVASKMKAVS from the coding sequence ATGACCAAACAGCTTACCTACCTTCTTGCGTTCATCAAGTTCACGCATATCATGGACTTTATGATCATGATGCCGCTGGGTGCACACCTCGAACGGGTTTGGAACATTTCTCCAAAGGAATTCGGCCTGTTGGTGGCTGCGTACACGTTCAGCGCAGGAATTGTAGGGTTGTTCGGTTCGTTTTTCATGGACCGATTTGACCGCAAACACGCCCTGATTTTCCTTTACATCGGTTTCTTATTGGGAACTTTTGCTTGCGCGTTCTCCGATTCATACCACATGCTCCTCATTTCTCGATGCCTGACCGGTTCATTTGGTGGATTGCTGGGAGCTACGGTACTTTCCATTGTTGGAGACCTTACACCCATGTCCAAGCGATCTGAAACGATGGGAACCATCATGGCTGCATTCTCTGCTGCTTCGGTTTTCGGTGTGCCTTTCGGTCTATTTCTAGCAACCAAATTCGGCTGGCAGGCACCATTCCTCTTTCTTGGAATTGTAGGGCTTCCAATTCTTGTATTGAACGTAATGATGGTTCCGAATGTGCGCGAACATTTGCTTCAATCAACCCAAAGTCCGAAGGTTATTTTTCAGACTATGATGGCAGACAGCAACCAACTTACAGCCCATGTTTTCATTGTGCTGTTGATGCTCGGACAGTTCTCTGTCATCACATTCATTGCACCTTACATGGTTTCAAATGTTGGATTCTCTGAAGGGCAAGTAGCATACATCTATTTGGCCGGAGGCGTGTGCACGCTTTTTTCTTCTCCCCTTTTTGGCCGATGGGCGGATAAGTTCGGACAGCTTCGATTCTTCACCATCGTGACACTTCTTTCCCTCATTCCACTTTGGGTGATAACCAACCTACCCAAACTCCAACTCGTAGCTGTTCTGGTTATTACGAGCATCATGTTCATCGTCATTTCGGGGCGCATTATTCCGGCCATGACCATGATCACTTCTTCCGTCAGACCAGAAAGACGTGGCGGTTTTATGAGCGTCAATTCGAGTATACAACAACTCGGTGCTGGCGTGGCCAGTTATGTGGCAGGTATGATCGTAGTAAAATCGGCTACAGGAGAATTGCAGGATTACAATCTGGTCGGCTATTTGGCCATTACTTCATCCATCATTGCCATTTATGTGGCAAGCAAAATGAAAGCCGTTTCGTGA
- a CDS encoding 1-acyl-sn-glycerol-3-phosphate acyltransferase, with the protein MGTIISKIIFFFSGWTMDKDIPADVQRCVIIASPHTSNWDLVHARSAFYLMGIPLRFTIKKEWFRPPFGWLTKAMGGLAIDRTPKEPGAERKSMTEAMADLFKEHQTLAMMVTPEGTRALRTEWRMGFYHVAVAAGVPIALGYLDYKRKHAGVGPIIHPSGDMDADLRKIMAFYKDIAPKHPEKFSVDLRYD; encoded by the coding sequence ATGGGAACCATCATTTCAAAGATCATTTTCTTTTTCAGCGGCTGGACAATGGATAAGGACATTCCTGCCGATGTGCAACGCTGCGTCATCATCGCATCGCCACATACCAGCAATTGGGATCTGGTTCATGCACGTTCAGCCTTCTATCTGATGGGTATTCCACTTCGGTTTACCATTAAAAAGGAATGGTTCCGACCTCCATTCGGATGGCTCACCAAAGCTATGGGCGGATTGGCCATTGACAGAACACCGAAAGAACCGGGTGCGGAGCGCAAAAGCATGACCGAGGCAATGGCAGATCTTTTCAAAGAACACCAGACCTTGGCCATGATGGTGACACCCGAAGGAACGCGTGCATTGCGAACTGAATGGAGAATGGGCTTCTACCATGTGGCGGTAGCTGCTGGAGTTCCAATCGCGTTGGGTTATTTGGATTACAAGCGGAAACACGCAGGCGTTGGCCCCATTATTCATCCAAGTGGAGATATGGATGCCGATCTACGTAAGATCATGGCGTTCTACAAAGACATCGCTCCAAAGCACCCAGAGAAATTCTCGGTAGATCTGCGCTACGATTAG
- a CDS encoding choice-of-anchor L domain-containing protein, whose product MKHQITILSLLICSMAFGQSRQSDYHRDSRAAPPSGFYINQLTTVTTALLDSIIVGGCVQVSNFQFHGPASAFGIFIDSVNAIGMNGGVLLTSGMASTALGPDNANSMGSNQNGSGYVDLTTLAGFQSFDAVWIEFDFTPFADTIFASDFVFGSEEYPEYVQSGYNDAFGFFISGPGISGPYSNGAENIALIPNANIPITINNVNNGYSPTEPTTGPCTNCQYYVDNSNGPYVQYDAFTTVMNLEYPVTPGETYHFVIAVADIGDGVLDSGVFIESQSFCGNTWFQYAQFVAQPQGGYEYGFQNQSFQADSYFWDFGDGMTSEDENPTHTYAEPGEYEVTLTCSNHCFDTATAVLLNVGTVTGMEELVKVDAYVRNIGSDAIMLNCELPLSSNVKLSIFDMSGRIHWSEQVGTTTKFTKTVDISSLRSGIYLMRIDAGNSSKVIRFAKM is encoded by the coding sequence ATGAAACATCAGATCACCATTCTTTCGTTGCTCATTTGCTCAATGGCCTTCGGGCAATCACGTCAATCTGATTATCATCGCGACTCCAGGGCAGCGCCTCCTTCGGGGTTTTACATCAACCAGTTGACCACCGTCACAACCGCTCTGCTCGATTCCATCATTGTGGGAGGCTGTGTGCAGGTTTCCAACTTTCAGTTTCATGGCCCAGCAAGTGCTTTTGGAATCTTCATCGATAGCGTGAATGCCATTGGCATGAACGGTGGAGTTCTGCTCACCTCTGGCATGGCTAGTACTGCTTTAGGACCAGATAATGCAAATTCTATGGGTTCAAATCAAAATGGTTCTGGTTATGTTGACTTGACAACTCTTGCCGGCTTTCAATCCTTCGATGCCGTTTGGATTGAGTTTGACTTCACCCCATTTGCAGATACCATCTTCGCTTCAGATTTCGTATTCGGATCGGAGGAATATCCAGAATATGTTCAATCTGGATATAATGACGCTTTCGGATTCTTTATTTCTGGACCAGGAATTTCAGGGCCGTATTCAAATGGAGCAGAGAACATTGCTCTGATTCCTAACGCGAACATTCCGATCACAATTAACAATGTAAACAACGGATATAGCCCTACTGAACCGACCACTGGTCCCTGCACAAACTGCCAGTATTATGTCGATAATTCGAACGGGCCTTATGTTCAATATGACGCGTTCACTACCGTGATGAACCTTGAGTATCCAGTTACACCTGGAGAAACATATCATTTTGTGATTGCTGTTGCGGACATTGGAGATGGAGTTTTGGATTCAGGCGTATTCATCGAATCTCAAAGTTTCTGCGGAAACACGTGGTTTCAATATGCACAGTTTGTGGCGCAGCCTCAGGGAGGCTATGAATATGGGTTTCAGAACCAGTCATTTCAGGCCGATTCCTATTTCTGGGATTTTGGTGATGGGATGACAAGCGAGGATGAGAATCCAACACATACCTATGCTGAACCTGGTGAGTATGAGGTAACGCTCACTTGTAGCAACCATTGTTTTGATACAGCCACCGCTGTCCTGCTGAATGTTGGAACCGTGACTGGGATGGAAGAACTTGTCAAGGTTGATGCGTATGTGCGAAACATCGGTTCGGATGCTATCATGCTCAATTGCGAACTACCTTTATCGTCTAATGTAAAGCTGAGCATTTTTGACATGTCTGGTCGAATCCATTGGAGCGAGCAGGTGGGAACGACCACCAAATTCACCAAAACGGTTGATATCTCTTCGCTCCGTTCAGGAATCTATCTGATGCGTATCGATGCGGGAAATTCCTCAAAAGTGATTCGGTTTGCCAAAATGTAA
- a CDS encoding OmpA family protein, which produces MKKVIVFSLSALLLSSCVSNKKFTKQGGELSALKDLHEKNLSDLARTQRELLSCQSALKSAESSLDYLRSQNDQLINNIGDMTMLSAKGATNLEKSLEKINEQDLRIKTLNQAMNRKDSVTIALVTSIKGALGNLYDDDITVKVEKGVVFVSISDKFLFKSGSYAINSNAKSVLGKVATILSSKPWLDVMVEGHTDNVPFNRGELQDNWDLSVKRSTSLVRILQNDFKIAPERITAAGRAEFVPIMDNSSKEGRAANRRTRIVIMPKLDQFFGMIEDEMKK; this is translated from the coding sequence ATGAAAAAAGTAATAGTGTTCAGTTTATCAGCCCTCTTGTTGAGCAGCTGTGTTTCTAACAAGAAGTTTACAAAGCAAGGTGGCGAACTTTCTGCCTTGAAGGATCTGCATGAGAAAAATCTATCCGATCTGGCCCGCACTCAACGAGAATTGCTTTCCTGTCAATCCGCTCTCAAATCGGCAGAAAGTTCGTTGGATTATCTCCGCTCACAAAACGACCAACTGATCAACAACATCGGTGATATGACCATGCTTTCTGCAAAAGGAGCTACCAACCTAGAGAAATCGTTGGAAAAGATCAACGAGCAGGATCTGCGCATCAAAACTTTGAATCAGGCAATGAACCGAAAAGACTCGGTGACCATTGCGCTTGTTACAAGCATCAAAGGTGCACTCGGAAATCTGTATGATGATGACATCACTGTGAAGGTTGAAAAAGGTGTGGTTTTCGTGTCTATTTCGGACAAGTTCCTATTCAAAAGTGGTAGTTATGCCATCAATTCCAACGCAAAATCTGTCCTTGGCAAAGTGGCCACCATCTTATCATCAAAACCGTGGTTGGATGTAATGGTTGAAGGTCATACGGACAACGTTCCGTTTAACCGAGGCGAACTGCAGGATAACTGGGATCTGAGCGTAAAACGATCAACTTCGTTGGTGCGAATTCTACAGAATGATTTCAAAATCGCTCCAGAAAGAATCACAGCCGCTGGTCGTGCCGAATTTGTACCCATCATGGATAACAGTTCTAAAGAAGGTCGCGCAGCAAACCGTAGAACACGAATCGTGATCATGCCAAAGTTGGATCAGTTCTTTGGAATGATTGAAGATGAGATGAAAAAGTAA